The following are encoded together in the Bactrocera neohumeralis isolate Rockhampton chromosome 6, APGP_CSIRO_Bneo_wtdbg2-racon-allhic-juicebox.fasta_v2, whole genome shotgun sequence genome:
- the LOC126762682 gene encoding BAG domain-containing protein Samui isoform X3, producing the protein MDMDMDMDMFPRSRLGRMHDPFSGFNNSHFGFPQFNSLGRRRAADHMGRDDDFFNRLPSEFRQYIPDGFGHRRDESATLPRRHSSQHSQQVPVQGGGPAYYQSYVPASPPNGVGVPQSPSKKLCDAAIQTEDPAVRMDGDQVDSAAPQAYADNLQQHGLRNTVDMGVKSALESEQGIRAHSAPPQEQQQQQVPVNGKRQTPPPQAGHSQFGTQTSPHVQTGANASQQPQYHKAYYPPQQQPHPQQRQQTPPPPQTPGGSYVRTIPIFVEGRSEPVINAHKEIPNQNSAPGQTQATASASARAFVPPQQQQQQYQPQQQQQPQHQQHRPTPLNTQQQPPQQGAAAGGMPPQTPHTLDSISKIQDIQRDVLDLMAKVENFTGTRQDKEYVYLDEMLTRNLLKLDTIDTNGKDSIRLARKEAIKCIQASINVLEAKANENTKAAQQATEGGAAAEQSVSSGAAEPMQTEEAATRKSASKEKVAEVATEAAETPAAEPEPADAKQIQAPIPLPPPEGMQVEQSASASDVKSADAAEASSKEAVASSDVPAAEAAATEVSSKAEAESSK; encoded by the exons ATGGACATGGATATGGATATGGACATGTTTCCACGCAGTCGCTTGGGCCGCATGCACGACCCGTTCAGTGGCTTCAACAACTCAC ATTTTGGTTTTCCCCAATTCAACTCGCTCGGTCGTCGACGTGCTGCCGATCACATGGGCCGTGATGATGACTTCTTCAATCGCCTGCCTTCGGAATTCCGTCAATATATACCGGACGGTTTTGGTCACAGACGTGACGAAAGCGCCACATTGCCACGACGACACAGTTCTCAGCATTCACAACAAGTGCCAGTACAGGGTGGCGGACCCGCCTACTATCAATCATACGTGCCCGCTTCACCACCCAATGGCGTTGGCGTACCACAATCGCCATCGAAGAAACTCTGCGacgcagccatacaaactgaagatcCCGCTGTCCGCATGGATGGCGATCAGGTGGACAGTGCTGCACCACAAGCTTATGCTGATAATCTACAACAACATGGGCTACGTAACACAGTCGATATGGGTGTGAAGTCAGCTCTGGAGTCGGAACAAGGTATACGTGCGCATTCGGCGCCAccacaagagcaacaacaacaacaggtgcCAGTGAATGGCAAGCGCCAGACACCGCCACCACAGGCCGGACACTCACAATTCGGCACACAGACTAGTCCACATGTGCAGACTGGCGCTAATGCTAGTCAGCAACCGCAGTACCATAAGGCCTATTAtccgccacaacaacaaccgcatCCACAGCAACGACAACAGACACCACCACCGCCACAAACCCCGGGTGGCAGCTATGTGCGCACTATACCGATCTTTGTGGAGGGTCGTTCTGAGCCGGTCATTAACGCACACAAGGAAATACCAAATCAAAATAGCGCGCCCGGTCAGACACAGGCTACAGCTAGTGCATCAGCTAGAGCATTTGTGccgccacaacaacagcagcaacagtaccaaccacagcaacaacaacagccgcaACATCAACAACACCGTCCAACTCCACTAAATACTCAGCAGCAGCCGCCTCAACAGGGTGCAGCCGCAGGTGGCATGCCGCCACAAACTCCACATACGCTAGACTCAATCAGCAAAATCCAAGACATTCAACGCGATGTCCTCGATCTCATGGCGAAAGTGGAGAATTTCACGGGCACACGTCAAGACAAAGAGTACGTCTATCTAGACGAGATGTTGACACGTAACCTACTTAAGTTGGACACAATCGATACAAATGGCAAGGACAGCATACGTCTAGCGCGTAAGGAGGCCATCAAATGCATACAGGCATCCATCAATGTGCTCGAAGCGAAAGCAAACGAGAACACTAAAGCTGCACAACAGGCTACAGAAGGTGGCGCAGCCGCTGAGCAGTCCGTGTCAAGCGGCGCCGCCGAACCAATGCAGACCGAAGAGGCTGCGACGCGCAAGAGCGCTTCAAAAGAGAAAGTTGCAGAGGTCGCAACTGAAGCTGCAGAGACGCCTGCGGCCGAGCCCGAACCAGCTGATGCGAAGCAAATTCAAGCGCCCATACCATTGCCACCGCCAGAGGGCATGCAAGTCGAACAGTCAGCAAGCGCTAGTGATGTGAAGAGCGCAGATGCCGCCGAGGCGAGCAGCAAGGAAGCAGTGGCCAGTAGCGATGTCCCGGCTGCGGAAGCCGCCGCAACCGAAGTGTCGTCGAAAGCTGAGGCGGAGTCGAGCAAATGA